The region ATGTGACGCTTCGGGCCGCATGAGGATGTCGACGTCGCTGTAGAAGCGCTCTGCCGGCGCCTCGTAGACGAACTCCGCCAGATAGAAGCCTTTGAAAACCAGCACCTCGACGCCCGCCTCCTGCCAGGCCCGCAGCAGCGGCAAGACCTCGGCCCTCACCGCCAGGTGCTGGGCGGTCGCCAGCACGAAGTCCGCCTCGAGCTCGCCCCTCAGCGGATGTCCGGGCTCGAGGCGGCTATAGGCGTAGCCCGCCAGCCTACCCCTGCGAAGAACGTCCGCGTCCGGCAAGTCGCCCTCCAGCAAGAAGCGCTCGAGCGCTTCGACCTCGGCGCTGGACCTTACCTCTCCTCTTGGCACCTTGCCAGTATACGTCTCAGCACCAGTATGTCCTCGGTACAGGCCGGCAGCAATAGGCCGGCGGTAATAGGCCGGCAGTGATAGGCCGGCAGAGTCGGAACAAGGGCAAGCCTGAAATCTCATTGGCGGCAGGTGACGCCACGCGGTATACTGCCGCCGTGATCCTCCCTACCGCGCCTGCCCCCGCGAAATTCGAGGAGAGGCTGTGCGCGGCTCTCTCGAGCCTCTTGGAGCGCGACGACGTGCTCATCTTGGACACCGAGACCACCGGCCTCTCGCAGGCCGAGGTGATCGAGGTGAGCGTCATCGACACGCGCGGCGAGATCCTCCTCGACACGCTCGTGCGCCCGCGCGCGCGGCGCATGAACCCCTATGCCCAGCGGGTCCACGGCGTCAGCTTGGACATGCTCGACGATCAGCCGAACTGGCCCGACGTCCTCCCTGAACTGAGGCGGCTGACGGACCGCGCCACGGTCTTGGCCTGGAACGCGCCCTTCGACGCGCGCATGCTCGAGGCGACCAGCGCGGGCTGGGGCCTGACTCACCCGAGCATCCTCTTCGCCTGTGCCATGCGCATGTACGCGCGGCTCAAAGGGAGCAAGCGCAGCGGCCTGCACCGGGCCGTCAAAGCCGAGGGGCTGGAGCACCTCCTCGAAAGGCACCGCAGCCACCGGGCTCTGGGCGACGTGCACTTCGTGCTCGAGGTTCTCCGCAAGTGTACCACGGCTCGAGACGGTTGACCTCTGCTGACCTCTGCTAACCTCCGCCGCCACGCCGGATACCTTGGTCACCGCTCTTTCCGGTGTACACTACAACTCTTGCTATCACAACTCAGTCAAAGCGTGCGACTTGGCTGAAGCTTAGCCAGGAAGGATTCTTATGACATTTGAACAGTTCAAGCTCCACCCCCGCGTCGGCGCCGGCGTAAAGGCCGCAGGCTACACCCTCCCCACGCCCATCCAAGAGCAGGCCATCCCGGCCGCTTTGGAGGGCCGCGACATCCTGGGCTTAGCGCAGACCGGCACCGGCAAGACGGCCGCCTTCGTCCTGCCGCTCCTGCACCGCCTCCTGGACGGGCCCCGGGGGCGCATTCGCGCGCTCATC is a window of Deinococcota bacterium DNA encoding:
- a CDS encoding 3'-5' exonuclease; translated protein: MILPTAPAPAKFEERLCAALSSLLERDDVLILDTETTGLSQAEVIEVSVIDTRGEILLDTLVRPRARRMNPYAQRVHGVSLDMLDDQPNWPDVLPELRRLTDRATVLAWNAPFDARMLEATSAGWGLTHPSILFACAMRMYARLKGSKRSGLHRAVKAEGLEHLLERHRSHRALGDVHFVLEVLRKCTTARDG